The following are encoded in a window of Mycobacterium decipiens genomic DNA:
- a CDS encoding superoxide dismutase: protein MAEYTLPDLDWDYGALEPHISGQINELHHSKHHATYVKGANDAVAKLEEARAKDDHSAILLNEKNLAFNLSGHVNHTIWWKNLSPNGGDKPTGELAAAIDDAFGSFDKFRAQFHAAATTVQGSGWAALGWDTLGNKLLIFQVYDHQTNFPLGIVPLLLLDMWEHAFYLQYKNVKVDFAKAFWNVVNWADVQSRYAAATSQTKGLIFG, encoded by the coding sequence GTGGCCGAATACACATTGCCGGACCTGGACTGGGACTACGGAGCACTGGAACCGCACATCTCGGGTCAGATCAACGAGCTGCACCACAGCAAGCACCACGCGACCTACGTCAAGGGTGCCAATGACGCCGTCGCCAAACTCGAAGAGGCACGCGCCAAGGACGACCATTCGGCGATTTTGCTGAATGAGAAGAATCTGGCGTTCAACCTAAGTGGTCACGTCAATCACACCATTTGGTGGAAGAACCTGTCGCCCAACGGTGGTGACAAGCCGACCGGCGAACTCGCCGCGGCCATCGACGACGCGTTCGGATCCTTTGACAAGTTCCGTGCGCAGTTCCACGCCGCCGCTACCACCGTGCAAGGATCGGGATGGGCGGCACTCGGCTGGGACACACTCGGCAACAAGCTGCTGATATTCCAGGTTTACGACCACCAGACGAACTTCCCGCTGGGTATCGTTCCGCTGCTGCTGCTCGACATGTGGGAGCACGCCTTCTACCTGCAGTACAAGAACGTCAAGGTCGACTTCGCCAAAGCGTTCTGGAATGTCGTGAACTGGGCCGATGTGCAGTCACGGTATGCGGCAGCGACCTCGCAGACCAAGGGTTTGATATTCGGCTGA
- a CDS encoding peptidase: MDTGSGGPIGVAPFHSRGALKGFVISGRWPDSTKEWAQLLMVAVRVASLPGLLSTTTVFGAREELPDEPEPGTVGLVLAEGTVFGESAIQPGYFADHQPPALLMLHPPSETTPSLPECTGAASGCVLLPGLPYLGLEHRAAWVEAEADGTITSMVSRVGVDPISHPDTAILAMLLAA; the protein is encoded by the coding sequence ATGGATACCGGGTCAGGTGGGCCTATAGGGGTTGCCCCCTTCCATTCACGTGGTGCCCTGAAAGGGTTTGTGATCTCTGGGCGTTGGCCAGATTCGACCAAAGAGTGGGCCCAGCTGCTGATGGTCGCGGTTCGGGTCGCATCGTTGCCCGGGTTGCTCTCCACCACAACGGTGTTCGGTGCGCGCGAGGAGTTGCCCGACGAACCCGAGCCGGGGACGGTCGGTCTGGTACTGGCGGAGGGCACCGTCTTCGGTGAATCAGCAATCCAGCCAGGCTATTTCGCCGATCACCAGCCCCCGGCATTGCTGATGCTGCATCCCCCCTCGGAGACGACGCCGTCGCTGCCAGAATGTACTGGAGCGGCGTCGGGTTGCGTGCTGCTGCCCGGATTGCCGTATCTGGGATTGGAGCATCGCGCGGCTTGGGTGGAGGCTGAAGCGGACGGCACCATCACGTCAATGGTCAGCCGGGTCGGCGTCGACCCGATCAGCCATCCCGATACCGCAATTCTGGCGATGCTGCTTGCAGCATAA